From a region of the Terriglobia bacterium genome:
- a CDS encoding OsmC family protein yields MMGTFAGALEARQIDASGGRLVADVTGEVEREEGVLVIRRIHVAMKVAAPESSRETVERVHGLYAMRCPLYRTLHKAIQLTSSYELVAAASPS; encoded by the coding sequence ATGATGGGCACCTTCGCAGGCGCGCTGGAGGCGCGCCAGATCGATGCCAGCGGCGGCCGGCTGGTGGCCGACGTCACCGGCGAGGTGGAGAGGGAAGAAGGGGTGCTGGTGATCCGGCGCATTCATGTGGCCATGAAGGTGGCGGCGCCGGAGTCGTCGCGGGAGACGGTGGAGCGGGTGCACGGCCTGTACGCGATGCGCTGCCCGCTCTATCGGACGCTGCACAAGGCGATCCAGCTCACGTCGTCGTACGAGCTGGTGGCCGCAGCCAGCCCGTCCTGA
- the bamD gene encoding outer membrane protein assembly factor BamD, producing the protein MTKKIALLALLSIAVLSTTPALGVSKEIIQLQTQVQLLQDQMSKMQQSFDERMGVMRNLIEQSTDNINKATSAVGGLQKTLQQQSTDNAAKLDQLSAQIQALHDSLDEMKARVAKVSKQLDDMTGAGQNLPPGAATPTPDQAPPPDVLYNNALRDYNAAKYQLAVQEFADYLKFYGNTDLAGNAQFYIGEIDYRQQNFEQAIKDYDLVVQQYPGGNKAAAAQLKKGYALLELGQKKEGTQELNNLIARYPRSVEATQARDRLRQLGVTGRKPPAGKR; encoded by the coding sequence ATGACCAAGAAGATTGCTCTGCTCGCTCTCTTGTCTATCGCCGTGCTCTCCACCACGCCGGCCCTTGGCGTGTCCAAGGAGATCATCCAACTCCAGACCCAGGTACAGTTGCTGCAGGACCAGATGTCCAAGATGCAGCAGTCGTTCGACGAGCGCATGGGTGTCATGCGCAATCTGATCGAGCAAAGCACCGACAACATCAACAAGGCGACCTCTGCTGTCGGCGGCCTGCAAAAGACCCTGCAGCAACAGAGCACCGACAACGCGGCCAAGCTCGACCAGCTTTCCGCCCAGATCCAGGCCTTGCACGACTCGCTGGACGAGATGAAGGCGCGCGTCGCCAAGGTCAGCAAGCAGTTGGACGACATGACCGGGGCCGGACAGAATCTGCCCCCGGGCGCGGCCACTCCCACCCCGGACCAGGCTCCTCCGCCCGACGTTCTCTACAACAATGCCCTGCGCGACTATAACGCGGCTAAATATCAGCTTGCGGTGCAAGAGTTCGCGGATTACTTGAAGTTTTATGGGAATACGGATCTGGCGGGGAACGCCCAGTTCTACATCGGCGAGATCGACTACCGGCAGCAGAACTTCGAGCAGGCCATCAAGGACTACGATCTCGTTGTCCAGCAGTACCCCGGCGGAAACAAGGCCGCTGCCGCGCAGCTCAAGAAGGGTTACGCCCTGCTCGAGCTTGGCCAGAAGAAAGAAGGGACCCAGGAGCTGAACAACCTCATCGCACGCTATCCCCGCTCAGTGGAGGCTACCCAGGCCCGCGACCGCCTCCGGCAGCTCGGCGTCACCGGACGCAAACCGCCGGCCGGCAAGCGTTAG
- a CDS encoding (2Fe-2S)-binding protein → MSTPGPVFRPYERLVKITVKGKEYEVPDGNMLLRALQYLAPETISYGRFCWNEECQYCRVTYDLGEGTAQHVALSCKVIVQSGMRVVDCAAEVKYCLRTLPSE, encoded by the coding sequence ATGAGCACGCCCGGCCCAGTCTTCCGTCCCTACGAACGGCTGGTCAAAATCACAGTCAAAGGCAAAGAGTACGAGGTGCCGGACGGCAACATGCTGCTGCGCGCGCTGCAGTACCTTGCGCCGGAGACCATCTCCTATGGCCGCTTCTGCTGGAACGAGGAATGCCAGTACTGCCGCGTGACCTACGATCTGGGAGAGGGAACGGCCCAGCACGTCGCCCTGTCGTGCAAGGTGATCGTGCAATCCGGCATGCGGGTCGTGGATTGCGCCGCGGAGGTGAAGTACTGCCTGCGGACTCTGCCGTCGGAATAG
- a CDS encoding phosphoesterase, producing the protein MRVRVFYHDKCFDGACSAALFSRFYRERIREDVEFQYSGLVHRAGALFDESKFDGDENAIVDFKYSTSPKISWWFDHHQSAFLTPEDAAHFEQQQSNKKFYDPDFKSCTKFIAVIADKHFGFNAKPVEELVEWADIIDGAQFSDPATAVELRAPAMKLTMVIESTQDPKFVPRLIPLLVEKPLGELVREPFVAELLPPLLERHQRSIELLRQRAESKDGTVFFDVTDQELEGYNKFIPYYLHPESVYSVGLSKSSFRTKVSVGSNPWANQENMVNLAEICERYGGGGHARVGAVSFEPNQFEKARQAAQEIVTELRQAYRAG; encoded by the coding sequence TTGAGGGTCCGGGTCTTCTATCACGACAAGTGTTTTGACGGGGCGTGCTCGGCGGCGCTGTTCTCACGCTTCTACCGCGAGCGCATTCGGGAGGATGTCGAGTTCCAGTACTCAGGGCTGGTGCACCGCGCCGGCGCGCTGTTCGACGAGAGCAAGTTCGACGGCGACGAGAACGCCATCGTGGATTTCAAGTACTCGACCTCGCCCAAGATCAGCTGGTGGTTCGACCACCATCAAAGCGCGTTCCTGACGCCGGAAGACGCGGCGCATTTCGAACAGCAGCAGAGCAACAAGAAGTTCTATGACCCGGATTTCAAGTCGTGCACCAAGTTCATCGCCGTGATCGCCGACAAGCACTTCGGGTTTAACGCCAAGCCGGTGGAGGAGCTGGTGGAGTGGGCGGACATCATCGACGGGGCGCAGTTCTCAGACCCGGCGACGGCGGTGGAGTTGCGGGCTCCGGCGATGAAGCTGACCATGGTGATCGAGTCCACGCAGGACCCGAAGTTCGTGCCGCGGCTGATCCCGTTGCTGGTGGAGAAGCCGCTGGGGGAGCTGGTGCGCGAGCCGTTCGTGGCGGAGTTGCTGCCGCCGCTGCTGGAGCGGCACCAGCGGTCGATCGAGCTGCTGCGGCAGCGCGCGGAATCGAAGGACGGCACCGTGTTTTTCGACGTCACCGACCAGGAACTGGAGGGATACAACAAGTTCATCCCGTACTACCTGCATCCCGAGTCGGTGTACAGCGTGGGATTGAGCAAGTCGAGCTTCCGAACGAAGGTGTCGGTGGGGTCGAACCCGTGGGCGAACCAAGAAAACATGGTGAACCTGGCGGAGATCTGCGAGCGCTACGGCGGGGGCGGGCACGCACGCGTGGGAGCCGTCTCGTTCGAACCCAACCAGTTCGAGAAGGCGCGACAGGCGGCGCAGGAGATCGTGACGGAGCTGCGGCAAGCCTACCGGGCCGGCTAG
- a CDS encoding transcriptional repressor — protein MREAEGIFHKHLKKVGLKQTGQRDTILRAFIETREHLSTEELARLVRKRDAKIGYTTVYRTLKLLAECGLASEVSFHDGVARFEHQYNRRSHHHMVCTECGSSVEFFSPEVDKIEQEIGRKHHYLTTRHTFQVYGVCEDCRKKGSRRPA, from the coding sequence ATGCGCGAGGCCGAGGGGATCTTCCACAAACATCTGAAGAAGGTGGGGCTCAAGCAAACCGGGCAGCGGGACACCATCCTGCGGGCGTTCATTGAGACGCGCGAGCACCTGTCCACGGAAGAGCTGGCGCGGCTGGTGCGCAAGCGCGACGCGAAGATCGGCTACACGACCGTGTACCGGACGCTGAAGCTGCTGGCGGAGTGCGGACTGGCCAGCGAGGTGTCGTTCCACGACGGGGTCGCACGCTTCGAGCACCAGTACAACCGGCGCAGCCACCACCACATGGTCTGCACCGAGTGCGGCAGCTCGGTCGAGTTCTTCTCTCCCGAGGTGGACAAGATCGAACAGGAGATCGGGCGCAAGCACCACTACTTGACCACGCGGCATACCTTCCAGGTGTATGGGGTCTGCGAAGACTGCCGCAAGAAGGGCTCGCGGAGACCGGCCTAA
- a CDS encoding zinc-ribbon domain-containing protein produces the protein MARFCASCGAQMADTATACPACGKSGAPSAGGGSGAGAQASGGLQDNLAGALAYLWIVAIIFLLIEPYNRNKFVRFHSFQALFLGIFSIAGHIVLGIVPFIGWVILPFFSLAIFVVAVICAVKAYGNQEFKLPVLGELAANQV, from the coding sequence ATGGCACGTTTCTGTGCGAGTTGTGGAGCGCAGATGGCGGACACGGCGACGGCGTGTCCGGCTTGCGGGAAGAGCGGAGCGCCGTCGGCGGGAGGAGGATCGGGCGCGGGTGCACAAGCGTCCGGCGGATTGCAGGACAATCTGGCGGGCGCGCTCGCGTATCTGTGGATCGTGGCGATCATCTTCCTACTGATCGAGCCCTACAACAGGAACAAATTCGTGCGCTTCCATTCGTTCCAGGCGCTGTTCCTGGGGATCTTCTCGATCGCCGGGCACATCGTGCTGGGGATCGTGCCGTTCATTGGCTGGGTCATCCTGCCGTTCTTCTCGCTGGCGATCTTCGTGGTCGCGGTGATCTGCGCGGTGAAGGCATACGGCAACCAGGAGTTCAAGTTGCCGGTGCTGGGAGAGCTCGCGGCGAATCAAGTCTAG
- a CDS encoding phosphate uptake regulator PhoU, whose amino-acid sequence MASIANPGQVPSRASIRDLTLRAGEIARVGCELVSRELPRNKPDLLNRIRQYEEELDHLNRLVNEGIVEEISGASEPDIRELLACLKFLLELERIGDLLLNVVNRGQSVSARLEKRDLKDLAAMAGVLTGMLVDALKAFADRDLNRVMAVLKADAEVDRLRNLIFLRHIENQEGESRSGSFHLLYMTQSLERVGDHVKNLVGEVCQLITGHSVRHLVHSRQQPAEHEKFLEWLRRRQGSEPDSRQ is encoded by the coding sequence ATGGCATCGATTGCAAATCCCGGTCAGGTTCCTTCGCGCGCCAGCATCCGCGACCTCACGCTGCGTGCCGGCGAGATCGCTCGCGTCGGCTGCGAACTGGTCTCGCGCGAACTCCCCCGCAACAAGCCCGACCTCCTGAACCGCATCCGCCAGTACGAGGAAGAGCTCGATCATCTGAATCGCCTGGTCAACGAAGGCATCGTCGAGGAAATCTCCGGCGCCAGCGAGCCCGACATCCGAGAGCTGCTCGCCTGCCTGAAGTTCTTGCTGGAACTGGAGCGTATCGGCGACCTGCTGCTCAACGTGGTGAACCGCGGTCAGAGCGTTTCCGCCCGCCTCGAGAAGCGCGATCTCAAGGACCTGGCGGCCATGGCCGGCGTCCTTACCGGAATGCTCGTCGACGCGCTGAAGGCCTTTGCCGACCGCGATCTGAACCGCGTCATGGCCGTTCTCAAGGCCGACGCCGAGGTCGACCGCCTGCGCAATCTCATCTTCCTCCGCCACATCGAGAACCAGGAAGGCGAATCGCGCAGCGGCAGCTTCCACTTGCTCTACATGACGCAGAGCCTGGAGCGCGTCGGCGATCACGTGAAGAACCTCGTCGGTGAGGTCTGCCAGCTCATCACCGGGCACAGCGTTCGCCACCTCGTGCACTCCCGCCAGCAACCCGCCGAGCACGAGAAGTTCCTGGAGTGGCTCCGCCGCCGCCAAGGCAGCGAGCCCGACTCGCGGCAATAG
- a CDS encoding penicillin acylase family protein codes for MSTPTSAPAPQRSERVPLFWKIVSIASTVLLLVSLVAVVWIVTIARRALPQLDGSLPVPGLSAPVKVIRDAQGVPHIAAANRHDLLFAQGFVTAQDRLWQMDALRRFAAGNLAEIFGTRFLAHDVGERYLLLGPIAARAAASLAEPDRAELQAYCDGVNAYINSHRDDLPIEFRVLKYSPAPWTPADSLLLGLHMNSLLTNFWPYELQRDKITAKLTPELAADLYPDSSWRDHPPGADSADSETGRDPDGDDDDDDSDRQRASVWDSLPGLTERDFDGVILSEARVSRAESKDPYPATNAGDKTPTPQVLAARIARWVPDLTLPGSNDWVVSGAHTTTGKPLLSNDMHLPVQMPNLWYEAHLKAADLDVAGFTLPGTPFVIVGHNQRIAWGFTNLGANVQDLFIETVNDKGEYKTPAGWKKPTVFVEVVKVKGGKDVRIAIAATRHGPIVSELAPGEKRKLALAWTIYDPKGVPISFGPLNAAQNWQQFRDALSRFPGPGQNVVYADLDGHIGYQAAGFVPLRKSGDGSLPVPGDTDDHEWTGYIPFDKLPTVFDPPSGILATANGRIVPKGYPHVISTHWMAPYRTERIYKVLESGKKFSAADMLALQMDIYSDFDHYLADKLVYAVDHTPKASPRARAAADILRSWDGRVTADSAAPTIETAARNQLFRLLLQPRLGAQFVEYNWWTSPVALENILDHQLPRWLPKTYPSYNDLLVAALEAALNEGNVPRKLEEWTWGKQETLTVEHPILGQMMIVRRWAGPGSVPISGDGYTVKQIAAGLAPSERMTVDFSDLDRSTMNVVTGQSGQIFSPHFEDQWKAWYEGATFTMPFSDAAVSAAKKHELTLEPKK; via the coding sequence ATGTCCACGCCCACCTCCGCTCCGGCCCCCCAACGCTCCGAGCGCGTCCCTCTATTCTGGAAGATCGTCTCCATCGCTTCGACCGTCCTTCTCCTTGTCTCTCTGGTCGCGGTCGTATGGATCGTCACCATCGCCCGCCGCGCCTTGCCCCAGCTCGACGGCTCCCTGCCGGTTCCCGGCCTTTCCGCGCCGGTGAAGGTCATCCGCGACGCCCAGGGCGTTCCGCACATTGCGGCCGCCAACCGCCACGATCTCCTCTTCGCCCAGGGGTTCGTCACCGCCCAGGACCGTCTCTGGCAGATGGACGCGCTCCGCCGCTTCGCCGCCGGCAATCTCGCCGAGATCTTCGGGACGCGCTTTCTCGCCCACGACGTCGGCGAGCGCTACCTGCTGCTCGGCCCCATAGCCGCCCGGGCCGCGGCCTCTCTCGCGGAACCAGATCGCGCGGAACTCCAAGCCTACTGCGACGGCGTCAATGCCTACATCAACTCCCATCGCGACGACCTGCCCATCGAGTTCCGCGTGCTCAAGTATTCACCGGCGCCCTGGACCCCGGCCGATTCCCTTCTCCTCGGCCTGCACATGAACTCGCTGCTCACGAACTTCTGGCCCTACGAACTCCAGCGGGACAAGATAACTGCCAAGCTCACGCCGGAGCTGGCCGCCGATCTGTATCCCGATTCGTCCTGGCGCGACCACCCTCCCGGCGCCGACTCCGCCGATTCCGAGACCGGAAGGGACCCAGATGGCGATGACGACGATGACGACTCGGACCGCCAGCGCGCCTCCGTGTGGGACAGCCTCCCGGGGTTGACGGAGCGGGATTTTGATGGCGTCATCCTGAGCGAGGCGCGCGTTTCGCGCGCCGAGTCGAAGGACCCCTACCCGGCCACAAATGCCGGCGACAAAACGCCCACGCCCCAAGTCCTCGCCGCACGGATCGCCCGTTGGGTTCCGGATCTCACTCTGCCTGGCTCCAACGACTGGGTCGTCTCCGGAGCTCACACCACCACCGGCAAGCCACTCCTCTCCAACGATATGCACCTGCCGGTCCAGATGCCCAACCTCTGGTACGAGGCACATCTGAAGGCCGCGGACCTCGACGTTGCCGGATTCACCCTCCCCGGCACACCCTTCGTCATCGTCGGTCATAACCAGCGCATCGCCTGGGGCTTCACCAACCTGGGCGCCAATGTCCAGGACCTCTTCATCGAGACCGTCAACGACAAGGGTGAGTACAAGACTCCCGCTGGATGGAAGAAACCGACTGTCTTCGTGGAGGTCGTCAAGGTGAAAGGCGGCAAGGACGTCAGGATCGCCATCGCCGCCACCCGCCACGGCCCCATCGTCAGCGAGCTTGCTCCTGGCGAAAAGCGCAAGCTGGCCTTGGCTTGGACCATCTACGACCCCAAGGGCGTGCCCATCTCATTCGGTCCCTTGAACGCCGCCCAGAACTGGCAGCAGTTCCGCGACGCGCTCTCCCGTTTCCCAGGCCCCGGACAGAACGTCGTGTACGCCGATTTGGACGGGCACATCGGCTATCAGGCGGCGGGATTCGTTCCTTTGCGCAAGTCCGGCGACGGCAGCCTGCCGGTCCCCGGCGACACCGATGACCACGAGTGGACCGGCTACATCCCCTTCGACAAGCTCCCCACCGTTTTCGATCCGCCCTCCGGCATCCTCGCCACCGCCAACGGCCGCATCGTCCCCAAGGGATATCCCCACGTCATCAGCACCCACTGGATGGCGCCCTATCGCACCGAGCGCATCTACAAGGTCCTGGAGTCGGGCAAGAAATTCAGCGCCGCCGACATGCTGGCGCTCCAGATGGATATCTACAGCGACTTCGACCACTACCTGGCGGACAAGCTGGTGTATGCGGTGGACCACACGCCCAAGGCTTCCCCGCGCGCCCGCGCCGCCGCCGACATCCTCCGCTCCTGGGACGGCCGCGTTACCGCCGATTCCGCCGCTCCCACCATCGAGACCGCTGCCCGCAACCAGCTCTTCCGCCTCCTGCTTCAGCCCAGGCTCGGCGCGCAATTCGTCGAGTACAACTGGTGGACGTCGCCGGTCGCGCTGGAGAACATCCTCGACCACCAGCTTCCCCGCTGGCTGCCCAAGACCTATCCCAGCTACAACGACCTTCTGGTTGCCGCGCTGGAGGCTGCGCTGAACGAGGGCAACGTCCCCCGCAAGCTTGAGGAATGGACCTGGGGCAAACAGGAGACCCTGACCGTCGAGCATCCTATCCTCGGCCAGATGATGATCGTGCGCCGCTGGGCCGGACCCGGTTCCGTTCCCATCTCCGGTGACGGCTACACCGTCAAGCAGATCGCCGCTGGCCTCGCTCCCTCCGAGCGCATGACCGTGGACTTCTCCGATCTCGACCGCTCCACCATGAACGTCGTCACCGGCCAGTCCGGCCAGATCTTCAGCCCGCATTTTGAGGACCAGTGGAAAGCCTGGTACGAGGGCGCCACCTTCACCATGCCCTTCAGCGACGCCGCCGTCTCCGCCGCGAAGAAACACGAACTCACCCTGGAACCGAAGAAGTAG
- the pal gene encoding peptidoglycan-associated lipoprotein Pal gives MKWLFLVASFAVLMTVSGCKKKETPPPPPPPPPPAPTASLTANPSAIERGQSTTLTWQTQNATDVSIGGLGTVEPSGSRQVSPSDSTTFRLTAKGPGGTQDATARVTVSVPPPPAVVGATDEELFAQNVKDAFFDYDKYDIRPDAQQALQAGAQFLAQHPNIRFTIEGHCDERGSTEYNLGLGDNRANAAKNFLAQAGVSADRIKTISYGKEKPVCTESNETCWQRNRRAHFVYQR, from the coding sequence ATGAAATGGTTGTTCTTGGTTGCATCATTCGCGGTGCTGATGACTGTAAGCGGCTGCAAAAAGAAGGAGACACCGCCTCCGCCGCCTCCGCCGCCTCCGCCGGCCCCCACGGCCTCGCTGACGGCCAATCCCAGCGCCATCGAGAGGGGACAGTCCACGACCCTTACCTGGCAGACGCAGAACGCCACGGACGTCTCTATCGGAGGTCTCGGTACGGTGGAGCCCAGCGGCTCACGCCAGGTTTCGCCGTCGGATTCGACCACCTTCCGCCTGACCGCCAAAGGCCCGGGCGGCACCCAGGATGCCACGGCGCGCGTGACCGTCTCCGTGCCTCCGCCGCCGGCCGTCGTCGGCGCGACCGACGAGGAGCTGTTCGCGCAGAATGTCAAGGATGCGTTCTTCGATTATGACAAGTACGACATCCGTCCCGACGCGCAGCAGGCCCTCCAGGCCGGCGCCCAGTTCCTGGCCCAGCATCCCAACATCCGCTTCACCATCGAGGGACACTGCGACGAGCGCGGTTCCACCGAGTACAACCTCGGCCTTGGCGACAACCGCGCCAATGCCGCCAAGAACTTCCTGGCCCAGGCCGGGGTCAGCGCCGACCGCATCAAGACCATCAGCTACGGCAAGGAGAAGCCGGTCTGCACTGAGAGCAACGAGACGTGCTGGCAGAGGAACCGGCGCGCTCACTTCGTGTACCAGAGGTAG
- a CDS encoding peptidase C45, which translates to MGAGAALFLPAQASPEDARLRGAYRFDKGGWIYVHLEGSPEQIGFQHGYLLAPEIADAMETYKLRATHDTKRDWSFFRQAAREMLWPHIELEYQQELQGIVEGLKAHGVKLEVDEVVALNAMEELADYYVPWLDAQQRSENPPKLAAPGNCSAFIATGSYTRDGKIVVAHNNWTSYLQGERWTVIFDIVPRKGERIFMDGFPGVITSDDDFGVNAAGIVVTETTITQFKGFDPKGKPEFVRSRKAMQYAKSIDDWVSIMRDGNNGGYANDWLVGDNKTGEIAQVELGLKNTPVWRTKDGYFHGSNWARDPKLIAEETGFDAKNPRSSPNARRARWEQLIEGSKGKIDTAFAQTALADHYDVIDKREQANERTLCGHADATSRGIPEWVWGPNYPGGAVQGKAMDSKMASALSFTARAGHPCGADFQVKDFLAEHPEYSWQASKLRDMKSGPWTLFTAGQKP; encoded by the coding sequence ATGGGCGCGGGGGCGGCGCTGTTCCTCCCGGCGCAGGCCAGCCCGGAGGACGCGCGGCTGCGCGGGGCGTACCGCTTCGACAAAGGCGGGTGGATCTACGTTCACCTGGAGGGGTCGCCGGAGCAGATCGGATTCCAGCACGGCTACCTGCTGGCGCCGGAGATCGCCGATGCGATGGAAACCTACAAGCTGCGGGCGACGCACGACACGAAACGGGACTGGAGTTTCTTCCGCCAGGCGGCCCGCGAGATGTTGTGGCCGCACATCGAATTGGAATACCAGCAGGAGCTGCAGGGCATCGTCGAGGGCTTGAAGGCGCACGGAGTGAAGCTCGAAGTGGACGAAGTGGTGGCGCTCAATGCCATGGAAGAGCTGGCGGATTATTACGTCCCGTGGCTGGACGCGCAGCAGAGATCGGAGAACCCGCCCAAGCTGGCCGCGCCGGGAAACTGCAGCGCGTTCATCGCCACGGGCAGCTACACGCGCGACGGGAAGATCGTGGTCGCGCACAACAACTGGACCAGCTACCTGCAAGGCGAGCGCTGGACGGTGATCTTCGACATCGTGCCGCGGAAGGGGGAGCGCATTTTCATGGACGGCTTCCCTGGGGTGATCACGAGCGACGACGACTTCGGCGTAAATGCCGCTGGAATCGTGGTGACAGAGACGACCATCACGCAGTTCAAGGGCTTCGATCCCAAGGGCAAGCCCGAATTCGTGCGCTCGCGGAAGGCGATGCAGTACGCGAAATCCATCGATGACTGGGTCTCGATCATGCGCGACGGCAACAATGGCGGGTACGCCAACGACTGGCTGGTGGGGGACAACAAGACGGGGGAGATCGCGCAGGTGGAATTGGGCCTCAAGAACACGCCGGTGTGGCGTACGAAGGACGGATATTTCCACGGCTCGAATTGGGCGCGCGACCCGAAATTGATCGCAGAAGAAACCGGCTTCGACGCGAAGAACCCTCGCAGCTCGCCGAACGCACGGCGTGCGCGCTGGGAGCAGCTCATCGAAGGGTCGAAAGGGAAGATCGACACGGCTTTCGCACAGACGGCGCTGGCCGACCACTACGACGTGATCGACAAGCGGGAGCAGGCCAATGAGCGGACGCTGTGCGGGCACGCGGACGCCACTTCGCGCGGAATCCCGGAGTGGGTTTGGGGTCCCAACTACCCCGGGGGCGCAGTGCAGGGCAAGGCGATGGACAGCAAGATGGCGTCGGCGCTCAGCTTCACGGCGCGCGCCGGACACCCGTGCGGCGCCGACTTCCAGGTCAAGGACTTCCTGGCGGAACATCCCGAGTATTCCTGGCAGGCGTCGAAGTTGCGCGACATGAAGTCCGGCCCGTGGACGCTGTTCACGGCAGGGCAAAAGCCGTGA
- a CDS encoding FAD-dependent oxidoreductase, with the protein MSDVVIVGGGVAGLQAAVLLGGAGLKVTLLEAHECLGGRLRTLNLGGGELPIELGAEFVHGRPPEILSIAEAAGLGLREVAGEPWSSDQGRLEPCGGLLQDIERVMQKMAEPRERDRSFREFIDECFPEENEGKADAMRYVEGFHAARPEKISVRALARGEEASAQIEGERHYWVAQGYEALVRYLRAQLRGSVEVCLGTVVHEIRWRAQQVEVRANRGGGQQTFTAPRALITLPLAVLQAAPGEPGAVRFEPELSDKREPLRLLEMGAALRITLRFRHRFWDELQGGRLKGMSFLFSRDPDVPTWWAKLDSRMLTGWAGGPRGERMAECSEGEFAQRAMTSLARILGVERGRLELLVESAHTHNWVTDPYCRGGYSYVLAGGENAPRQLAAPVADTLFFAGEATEFTGHNATVNGAMASGTRAANEILDRVIG; encoded by the coding sequence ATGTCTGATGTGGTGATCGTGGGCGGCGGCGTGGCCGGGCTGCAAGCGGCGGTGTTGCTGGGCGGCGCGGGACTGAAGGTCACGCTGCTGGAGGCGCACGAGTGCCTGGGAGGGCGGCTCCGCACGCTGAACCTGGGAGGAGGGGAGCTACCGATCGAACTGGGGGCGGAGTTCGTACACGGGAGGCCGCCGGAGATCCTTTCGATCGCGGAGGCGGCTGGGCTGGGCCTGCGCGAAGTCGCGGGGGAGCCGTGGTCTTCCGACCAGGGACGGCTGGAGCCATGCGGAGGTCTTCTCCAAGACATCGAGCGTGTGATGCAGAAAATGGCGGAGCCGCGAGAGCGCGACCGGTCGTTCCGCGAGTTTATCGACGAGTGCTTCCCAGAGGAAAACGAAGGGAAGGCAGACGCGATGCGCTACGTGGAGGGCTTCCACGCCGCCCGCCCGGAGAAGATCAGCGTGCGGGCGCTGGCGCGGGGCGAGGAGGCGTCGGCGCAGATCGAGGGCGAGAGGCACTATTGGGTGGCGCAGGGATATGAAGCATTGGTGCGTTACTTGCGGGCGCAACTTCGGGGCTCGGTCGAGGTGTGCCTGGGGACGGTGGTGCATGAGATCCGCTGGCGTGCGCAGCAGGTGGAGGTGCGAGCGAACCGCGGGGGAGGGCAGCAGACGTTCACTGCGCCACGGGCGTTGATCACATTGCCGCTGGCGGTGTTGCAGGCAGCGCCGGGAGAGCCGGGGGCAGTGCGGTTCGAGCCCGAGCTGAGCGACAAGCGCGAGCCGCTCCGCCTGCTGGAGATGGGCGCCGCGCTGCGCATCACGCTCCGCTTCCGGCATCGCTTCTGGGACGAGTTGCAGGGCGGACGCTTGAAAGGGATGAGTTTTCTTTTTTCGCGCGATCCCGATGTGCCGACCTGGTGGGCGAAGCTCGACAGCCGCATGCTGACGGGCTGGGCCGGCGGGCCGAGGGGTGAGCGAATGGCAGAGTGCTCCGAGGGGGAGTTCGCGCAGCGCGCTATGACGTCGCTGGCGCGGATCCTGGGAGTGGAGCGCGGGCGATTGGAGTTGCTGGTGGAGTCGGCGCACACGCACAACTGGGTCACCGATCCGTATTGCCGGGGCGGGTACAGCTATGTGTTGGCCGGCGGCGAGAACGCGCCCCGGCAACTGGCGGCGCCCGTGGCCGACACCCTGTTCTTCGCCGGAGAGGCGACGGAGTTCACCGGGCACAATGCCACCGTGAATGGTGCCATGGCAAGCGGGACCCGGGCGGCGAACGAGATACTGGATCGGGTCATCGGGTGA